From a region of the Etheostoma cragini isolate CJK2018 chromosome 22, CSU_Ecrag_1.0, whole genome shotgun sequence genome:
- the mllt10 gene encoding protein AF-10 isoform X3 → MEPIVLQSVPHERYNKTCYICEDQGRESKAATGACMTCNKHGCRQAFHVTCAQFAGLLCEEQGSDADNVKYCGYCKYHHSKLKHKERDRHKPKHKKISMDMSPSLVLPNIMVPDKTYNSSSAGVGVPSLPASSQKRLDDGTARFTTANFQEVAAVLSGGSSKDGLAADTGKAASEVKNKKNSGTIHAVGQRGGRKSLTSSGKPLPSAVVTMATSSTSASASTGPFHQGLLLTSASKMPSAPSSSDFLSFSDSALRSGGGTTFSSPPSFSSCLVKPSSEGGASEGTTTLFGSLMSATTASAVGGKLYENSHSHTASETTSLGGSAGYKRPQPSSSVPGIGGVVAGGGEDGVKKKKKGNWRNRFGPCFTSDVKPSEPAPSLTLPTSSTANTSSSNASPASSSSSTLTGRPGLVSSSGLGVGVGGGGERGLGVMGVSGGIQKSPSLLRNGSMQSNSSSTTTGSGVFSGADGSLSGTGAVAIGGASSELSQQPQPAPSLAPPSPFTATAPLTSTAATHVSGLPGSVFNLAPPHMFGNRLNPNSAMAALIAQSEASPADQEVGDGSSGVGAQGFSIKASPKTTPRSPIGGLQIRYDSSGSLPGPGLLGVGAGGGDTLPPVATSIEQLLERQWNEGQSFLLQQGAQGDVLGMLKSLHQLQEENRRLEEQIKNLTMKKERLQLLSAQLSVPFTPTTACADVKGGQLGATDSSLPVAAQDGASCGGHSSSGSTSSLSTPPSVSQSPPQPQLNGVAAVGTAPAGLGAVAGLMGALGAGSALGMGGIVGALNGVIQTPAGTVSPHTHTTGAVTGVMLPVNNSSAASKNSAARLGLLSEQHRLLLQQHQLQQLLASQPSAEQQQVLLYQLMQQQQELQQLQSLSSAQIPSIPLSSAQLPINNLLPGAHGQGTITANPFLALQHAHAETHASGVQKSRLAEKAMGVSGQEKT, encoded by the exons AAACACAAGGAGCGGGACAGGCACAAACCGAAACACAAGAAGATCTCCATGGATATGTCGCCCTCCCTTGTTCTTCCTAACATCATGGTCCCAGATAAG ACCTACAACAGTAGCAGCGCAGGGGTAGGAGTCCCCTCTCTGCCGGCATCTTCACAGAAGCGACTGGATGACGGCACTGCCCGTTTCACCACTGCCAACTTTCAAGAAGTGGCGGCCGTTCTCTCGGGTGGCAGTTCCAAAGATGGCTTGGCCGCAGACACAGGGAAGGCAGCGTCTGAGGTGAAGAACAAGAAAAATAGCGGCACAATTCATGCGGTGGGACAGAGGGGGGGCCGCAAGTCTCTCACATCCTCAGGGAAACCCCTCCCCTCCGCCGtggtcaccatggcaacatccTCCACATCTGCCTCTGCGTCCACTGGGCCTTTCCACCAAG gcCTCCTGTTGACCAGTGCCAGTAAGATGCCCTCTGCCCCTTCCTCCTCAGACTTCTTAAGTTTCTCAGATTCAGCGTTGCGTTCGGGGGGTGGGACTACCTTCTCCTCCCCGCCATCTTTCAGCAGCTGCCTTGTGAAACCAAGCTCGGAGGGCGGAGCTTCAGAGGGAACTACGACACTCTTCGGCTCTCTGATGTCCGCTACTACTGCTTCAGCAG TGGGCGGTAAGCTGTATGAGAATTCCCACAGTCACACGGCTAGCGAGACAACAAGCCTTGGTGGCTCCGCTGGCTATAAACGGCCCCAACCCTCCAGCTCAGTGCCGGGGATTGGAGGAGTAGTGGCAGGAGGAGGGGAAGATggggtgaagaagaaaaagaagggcAACTGGCGAAACAGATTTGGACCTTGCTTCACCTCAGATGTAAAGCCCTCCGAGCCAGCTCCCTCCCTGACTCTCCCCACCTCCTCCACGGCCaacacctcctcctccaacgCTTCCCcagcctcctcttcatcctccacaCTCACAGGCCGGCCGGGCTTAGTATCCAGCAGTGGATTAGGAGTGggggtgggaggaggaggagagagggggctGGGGGTCATGGGTGTCAGCGGTGGGATTCAGAAGTCCCCATCTCTCCTCAGGAATGGGAGTATGCAGAGCAACAGCAGCTCCACAACCACTGGGTCAG GTGTTTTCTCTGGTGCTGATGGGTCATTGTCAGGGACAGGAGCTGTTGCCATCGGCGGAGCCAGCTCCGAGTTGTCCCAGCAACCGCAACCAGCACCTTCACTAGCCCCTCCCTCTCCATTCACTGCCACCGCACCGCTAACCAGCACAGCCGCCACACAT GTGAGCGGCCTGCCAGGGTCAGTCTTCAACCTCGCTCCCCCCCACATGTTTGGAAACAGGCTTAATCCCAACTCGGCCATGGCAGCACTCATCGCACAGTCCGAGGCTTCACCAGCAG ATCAGGAGGTGGGAGACGGCAGCAGCGGTGTCGGAGCTCAGGGCTTTTCCATAAAAGCTTCTCCCAAGACCACCCCGCG ctctccCATTGGTGGCCTGCAGATACGCTATGACTCCTCGGGGTCGTTGCCGGGGCCGGGGTTGCTAGGGGTGGGGGCGGGCGGCGGGGACACGCTGCCCCCGGTGGCCACCAGCATCGAGCAGCTCCTGGAGAGGCAGTGGAACGAAGGGCAGAGCTTCCTGCTGCAGCAGGGAGCGCAGGGAGACG TGCTGGGCATGTTGAAGTCCCTCCACCAGCTGCAGGAGGAGAACAGGAGGCTGGAGGAGCAGATCAAAAATCTGAccatgaagaaagagagactgcAGCTTCTCAGCGCTCAGCTATCAGTGCCTTTCACCCCCACTACGGCCTGcgctg ATGTGAAAGGAGGCCAGCTGGGAGCCACTGACTCATCTTTACCTGTGGCAGCTCAG GACGGTGCATCATGTGGTGGCCACAGCAGTAGTGGCTCCACCTCATCTCTCTCCACCCCTCCCTCCGTCTCCCAGAGCCCGCCCCAGCCACAGCTGAACGGGGTCGCTGCCGTGGGAACGGCCCCGGCCGGGCTGGGCGCGGTGGCGGGGCTGATGGGGGCTCTGGGTGCAGGTAGTGCCCTGGGCATGGGGGGAATTGTCGGGGCGCTGAATGGCGTGATCCAGACGCCGGCGGGCACCGTcagccctcacacacacactacaggaGCAGTCACCGGCGTCATGTTGCCCGTTAATAACAG CTCAGCAGCTAGTAAGAACAG CGCTGCGCGGCTCGGCCTGCTGTCTGAGCAGCATCGACTGCTCCTGCAGCAGCATCAGCTCCAGCAGCTGCTGGCCTCGCAGCCTTCAGCG gagcagcagcaggtgttgctctaccaactgatgcagcagcagcaagaacTCCAGCAGCTGCAATCGCTCTCCTCCGCCCAGATTCCCTCCATCCCGCTCTCCTCTGCTCAGCTGCCCATCAACAACCTGCTGCCCGGCGCCCATGGCCAAGGCACCATCACAGCCAACCCCTTCCTGGCGCTGCAGCACGCCCATGCTGAAACACACGCCTCAGGGGTGCAAAAGTCGCGGCTAGCTGAGAAGGCCATGGGCGTCTCAGGGCAAGAGAAGACATGA